GACGACATGGAGTATCTGTTCCGGTACGACTCGGTTCACGGACGGTTCCGTGGGGTTTCCCGCGAGGGTAACACGCTATACGTCAACGGTCAGGAGATCCAGTTGCTCTCCGAGCGTGAGCCGTCGGCGTTGCCGTGGGACGACCTCGAGGTCGACGTCGCCTTCGAAGCGACAGGGCTGTTCCGCACCCACGACGAGGCCGCCCAGCATCTGGAGGCCGGTGCCGACAAGGTGGTCATCTCGGCCCCGCCGAAAGGCGAGCAGGACGTCCCGATGTTCGTCTACGGCGTCAACCACGAGGAGTACGACGGACAGGACGTGATCTCGAACTCCTCCTGTACCACGAACTCCGTCGCGCCGGTCTTGCAGGTACTCGACGAGGAGTTCGGCATTGTCTCCGGCCTGCTGATGACCGTCCACGCCTACACCGGGAGCCAGGGACTGGTCGACGGTCCACACGCCAAGCGTCGCCGTGGCCGTGCGGCCGCCGAGAACATCGTTCCGACCACGACTGGTGCTGCGGATGCCACCACCGAAGTCCTGCCCGCCCTCGAGGGCAAACTCGACGGGATGGCGATGCGCGTCCCGGTCCCGAACGGGTCGATCACCGACATTACCGTCAACCTCGAGGCCGACATCACGAGAGACGACGTGGCCGACGCCATCCGCGAGGCGGCCGACGGCAGACTCGCCGGCGTCCTCGGGTATACGGACGCAGAGATCGTCTCCCGGGACATCATCGGGCTTCCATTCGCTTCGTACGTCGACCTCGAGTCCGTGATGGTCGCCGCGAACGATCTCGTGAAGATCCTGGCCTGGTACGACAACGAGTACGGCTTCTCGACGCAAATGCTGGATCTCGCGCGGTACATTGCGATCGAGGCCGAGACCATCGACGCTGAAGGAGCGGTTGCTCACTGACGCCGTCGCCCCACCCCACCAGCTACCCGACGACTCGAGATACGCAGACACGTGACCTCCATTCAAACCATCGACGACCTCGACGCCCGACAGCGGTTACTGGTACGTATCGACGTCAACGCGCCCGTCGAGGACGGGGTCGTCCAGGACGACCGCCGATTCGCCCGCCACGCGGAAACTATCCGGGAGTTGCTCGACGACGACCACGCCGTCGCCCTGCTCGCCCACCAGGGTCGGCCAGGCCGAGACACGTTCGTCTCTCTCGAGCACCACGCCGACATCCTCGCCGACCACCTCGACCACGAGGTCGACTTCGTCGCCGATACCTGTGGCGAGTCCGCGCTCGCGGCAATCGACGCCCTCGAGCCGGGCGACGTGCTTCTCCTCGAGAACGTCCGGATGTGCGACGGCGAACTGCCCGAGGAGGACCCAGACGCCAAAGCCCAGACGGAACTCGTTCGGACGCTCGCACCGACGTTCGACGCGTACGTCGACGACGCGTACTCGACCGCCCACCGCTCGCACGCTTCGATCGTCGGCTTTCCGCGCGTTATGGACGCGTACGCCGGTCGCGTGATGGTCGAGGAGTACACGGCCAACACCGCCATCCGGGAGCGATCGTTCGACGGCACGGTTACGCTGGTTCTCGGCGGGACGAAAGCCGAGGACGCGATCCCGGTGATCGAACGGGTCGACGACACCGTCGATCGATTCTGCCTCGGTGGTATCGTCGGGGAACTCTTCTTGCGGGCCGACGGCTACGACGTCGGCTACGACGTCGAGGGGACGTCGCTCTTCGACCACCAGTGGGACGACCACCGGCAGACCATCGAGCGCGTGCTCGAAGCGTACGGTGACCGCCTGTCTCTCCCGACCGATCTCGCCTACGAGGACGACGGTTCGCGCGCAGAGACGTCCGTCGAGGGCGTCACGAAAGAGATGTCTTTTCTCGACGTCGGCTCCGAGACGGCCGCGTCCTATGCCGACCTCGTCTCCGACTCCGCAGCCGTCTTCGTCAAAGGCGCACTCGGCGTCTTCGAGGACGAACGGTTCGCCGACGGAACCGTGACGGTTCTCTCTGCGATCGCTGACACCGACTGCTTCTCGGTCGTCGGCGGTGGCGACACTGCCCACGCGATCGA
Above is a genomic segment from Natribaculum luteum containing:
- a CDS encoding phosphoglycerate kinase, whose protein sequence is MTSIQTIDDLDARQRLLVRIDVNAPVEDGVVQDDRRFARHAETIRELLDDDHAVALLAHQGRPGRDTFVSLEHHADILADHLDHEVDFVADTCGESALAAIDALEPGDVLLLENVRMCDGELPEEDPDAKAQTELVRTLAPTFDAYVDDAYSTAHRSHASIVGFPRVMDAYAGRVMVEEYTANTAIRERSFDGTVTLVLGGTKAEDAIPVIERVDDTVDRFCLGGIVGELFLRADGYDVGYDVEGTSLFDHQWDDHRQTIERVLEAYGDRLSLPTDLAYEDDGSRAETSVEGVTKEMSFLDVGSETAASYADLVSDSAAVFVKGALGVFEDERFADGTVTVLSAIADTDCFSVVGGGDTAHAIELYGLDEGDFSRVSVAGGAYVRALTGERLVGVEVLEREQ
- the gap gene encoding type I glyceraldehyde-3-phosphate dehydrogenase, with amino-acid sequence MGERVHGHTGSDETLRIGLNGFGRVGRSILRASLTDDDVEIVAINDVMDDDDMEYLFRYDSVHGRFRGVSREGNTLYVNGQEIQLLSEREPSALPWDDLEVDVAFEATGLFRTHDEAAQHLEAGADKVVISAPPKGEQDVPMFVYGVNHEEYDGQDVISNSSCTTNSVAPVLQVLDEEFGIVSGLLMTVHAYTGSQGLVDGPHAKRRRGRAAAENIVPTTTGAADATTEVLPALEGKLDGMAMRVPVPNGSITDITVNLEADITRDDVADAIREAADGRLAGVLGYTDAEIVSRDIIGLPFASYVDLESVMVAANDLVKILAWYDNEYGFSTQMLDLARYIAIEAETIDAEGAVAH